AGAGGGTCCGATGATCGAGGAATACGTTTGTGAGTCTCTAGTTTCCCGTTTCGGGTTGTGATCTGATCTTATAGAGTGGGACCGTGATACCATCCGTTTAATTCTGGATCGAATGGCTACAGTTGAAATTATATGTAGTTGGTATCCTATGTTTAGAAGGTTCCAAAACCTGGACCTGCTTATTTTAAATTCCCGCGCCAAATTGTTCtacctactctctctctctctctttctctctctctctctctctctctctgaattcTATACTCAaatatatggatggataaatgctTGCAGTTTCGTTTAGCTATGCCTGTTCGAATGATGAGGAAGTATCCATGAATGTGAGTCGCAATGGAAGCAAAAAGAAAAGTACGACCTTCAAAACTAACCCGTCTGACGTCACCCCTGATCAAATGAGGTAAATTTGTGGAGAAACTCTTTTGTAGAAGCTGATGCTGTTGTCCCTGCATTGTTCCTCTGTTTGTATATGATTAGAATCCTATCTTGTTTTCCTAGTTTGGTAaattcatatatgtatatatatgtgtggtgTTCTTTGTTATAGGAGCTCCGCATGTAAGATGGTTCGGACCCTGGTTTCGCTTATGAGGACTCTTGACCAAATGCCAGAAGAGGTAACCATGGTCAGATTGTACAGCTTAGTGTTAACGGATTTCAGCTGAAGTATCAATCTGCATGGAGCAGTAAGCTAAACGAAACTATCATATTGTGTTTCAGCGTACCATTTTGATGAAGCTCCTTTATTATGATGGTGTCACGGTATGCCTTATATTGCATTCCAGAATTTATATACCTTGCCTTTTCTTAATTATTGGAGCTTAATTAGCCAATCAAGATCCGCAGGTTTTTGCTTGATCGATTGAGTAAATCTTTTTTCACGGCACTTACATTCAATCAACTACCAAAGTGCTCTATGTGCTACTTTGATcacttttaaaacttattttgttTCATATCTGCTTTGGCTTCAATTTTGGTTGCTACAGTTAGTATCTTGTTTAGGCAAAAATATATTCAAACATCTACTTCCGACCAATCTGCAATTCTTTATACAGCTGCAGTAACTGTCTTCAAGAACATTTTCTAAGATGCTGAAGTTGCACTGTTCCATCCTAGTAGTAATGGGAAAACTAAGTTCCCTGTTTATAATGCAGCCTGAGGACTATGAACCTCCATTTTTCAGAAGCTGCTCTGAAAATGAAGCTGCTAATAGCTGGACTAAAAGTCCACTCAAAATGGAAGTGGGCAATGTCAACAGCAAACACTTTGTATTAGCACTGAAGGTACGGGAGAGGCAGAGAAAAGAACTAAACAAACAGAATTATCATTATGGATTTAATGTTTATGGTATGATGCTGACTTCTGTAGGTCAAGAGTGTTCTTGACCCATGTGAGGATGAGAATGGTAATTTTCCTGAAGATGAGGAAGGGAGCTTGGGAGATGATTCTGTACAAGAGGACGACTCTTCCTCTTCAGACAGTGAGGTAAGCTAATCCGTTTGTCCTTAAGGCAAAGGAAATCATGATTGATTATATTAAATAGAAGAGAACTTAGGGTGCTGTTCCATGGGGGCAGGGATTAGGCTTTTAGCTTGATGTTTACAGTTGTCTTAAATTTGGAAGAAGAAAGTCTTAATCAAATTGATGGTGAGCACCTAGATTGTTTATAAAGATCTCATCATGCAATAAAAATTAGAATAAGTACCCATAATTTTCTTGGCACTCAAGATCAAAGCTGCTTTTACTGAAATGAAAAACTTCAATCATAGAAAACCTGTTGCCTGTATCTAAAATGGTTCAAACCTTGTATTATTGTAATTTGAGAAGTTGTCATGGAATTTATCTCAGGTCCATCCATCCCATGCAGACCAGTACATTGTGGCTCCCATTGGTAATTCTTCTTAATTCTCTGGTTGCACCTTTAAGCTTTCTTGTTGTTGAGCTCACTTAGTCCGCTCAACAGGTGAAAGACATCCATGTGAAGATAATGCCATGGTTTCTGACGGTCAGTGTAACTTAGTTCTGAAAGATTACTTCAAACTGTTATCTCACAAAAAAGTTCACTTTTAAGTTACAATTTGTTTCGAGGGATTGATATTACATGTTTGCTTTTAGTCTCATATTCATAACCTCTTTTTGTTTCAACAAGGATATAATCTGGATATGATATCTTGTTGCCCTTTTTCTGTTATTTGCTCCATTCTGTTATGCTGTATGAATGTAAGTATCCATTTGTTTATTCTCCATATGGACTTGTTTTTCCCTCTTTGTTATTGCAGATGAAACTCAAGATGTTGCTCATGAAGAGGAACAGACAACTCGAGTGAGGGAATGGATAAATTCTAGACACATCAACACTGTTGATCTTGCAGACATTCTTTCGAATTTTCCAGACATATCAGTGGTAATTATCAATTATCTTTTGCTTGAATTCAATTCAGTTGTCATTCTGCAGATTATGATAGGTTGTGTCAATCACCATATTTTTGCTTTATAAATTAAGTCATTTAAGTTAAAGGAACTTCTAACTGTTCAACCACTGTAATTTAAAAGGACTATTTGTTGTAGTCATGCTTTCTCTCCAGCTTGTGCACATGTTAAATAGTTGTGGTTAAATTATACCATTAAATTATACAGCACTTGTTACTGAGATATGTAATGTGCAATTAATGATTTAATTCTCTTTTTATCGGGAATAATTTGCAGGTACTAACTGAAGGTAATGGAAGGAGCACTTCATTAATTGAGTCAATTCTAAGCTGAAATGCTGAAGTTTCTCATACTTCATTGACCACCATACATTCTTAATATACTGAACACTTCCAGATATTGTGGGGAGATTGGTGAAAGAAGGTCTAATTTCCAAGGCTGGAAAGGATAGTTACACTATCAACAAGGTAAACATTATTGGAATGAGTAGCACCTTTCTTCCCCCTCCCTTCGCACTgagaaaatattcgttgcaatAGTGATACCGCGTCACCGTTGtaacaaatcaataaaaaattgggAATGGGTGAAATACACAGGGATAATGTGGGGTATTATTCACAGGAATCGATGTAATACACGGCAATCGATGaaatataaagatttttattGGTTTGTTACAAATTTGACatggtatcaccgttgcaacgaatattttttcCTTCGCACCCATCCACCCActgacacacacacagagagagagagagagtacataaaaaaataatgaatactTTGATATCAGGAAATCAACTCCACCTGTGCTGTGAAAGAAGAGGTTGACATGAATGACATCCCACGCATCGAGATGGCTCCCAAGAAAGTTGATGAGGATTACATGTACATGAAGGTGACCAtccatttatgatatttttatacaTTCAGTGCACCTGGTTCTGAACGCCcttctctaaaatattttttatcacatatTTCCAACTTGGCTGCAGGCTCTATATTATGCTCTTCCCATGGATTATGTCACAGTAGCAAAACTTCAGAGGAAGCTAGATGGGCAAGTCAACCAGAGCACTGTCCGGAAATTGATAGACAAGATGGCACAGGATGGGTATATCAAAAAATCAGGCAACAGAAGGTTGGGTAAGTAGTTGAAATGCTTTCGAGTGTGAAAATTGTAAGGAGGGTGGCTCTTAGATTCTTCATGTGCATTTAATTGAAACAAGCGTGAGAATAGAGACTGCAATACACTTTCTCTGGATGACAATAACTTGACAAGAAAAAGGGCAATCAACGTAGACAGTGTTATGGATCAGTTAATCCACTGGTAACTGCTTGAATGGCCATAGGTAACTGTGTTTTTATTACACAAAACAGCTACAGAATAATAGAATATTAGGATTCTTATTTGATCACTTTGATCCGGACAACTGGCTTGATCCAATCCCTACAATAATACTTAGGTAAATGGAGATCCAGTAAACATACATCATTTGGGTACTGCCagcttttttaattgattttaaattttttgttgttCTATAGCGTCTCTGACAAAAATTCTGAGATCTTGGAAGTCCAGTAACTTGTCATCCAAGATGCTAAATGTATCATGACAATCATGAAAACTAAATTATTTGCAGGTAAACAAGTCATTCACTCAGAGTCCAGCAACAAGAAACTACTCGAGGTCAAGAAAATATTGGAGAGCACACCCATGGTAATGTATCATTCTTGCAACACCAAAAAAATGCTTCATGGAAAAATTAAAGATGCATTCTACATCCTATTCCTATTTATCTGCTTATCAATTCATAACTTGCTGTCACTTTGAGCAGGAGATTGAAACCAATGGGCAACCTTTTGAATTCAATGCTGCAGAATTCCGTCCTGGTATTTCTGATGATTCACTAAGTTTACTATGATGGATCATCTATATATAAGGAGCCATAATATTTCATGGCCATTTTTATGTTATTAAGTAGGCTTGGTAGATCTACTTTCTAGAAATCATTACTATAATGGATTTAGTCATTTAAACGACAATATCGTCAAACTTCTTTTCTACTAGAGCACACTATGAATGATGGGTCGACATACGGTGGCCTCCACTCCATTGGATCTGATCTCACACGCACACGCGGGCGATCTGAACCATATCAGAGTGGATCTATGCAGAGTGGGCAGGCTGCACACAGGAAGGGTCTGGAACTAGGCACCACTCCCACAAGCAATGCTCAGGTGTTTATCCTTCTGTTAT
The sequence above is a segment of the Elaeis guineensis isolate ETL-2024a chromosome 7, EG11, whole genome shotgun sequence genome. Coding sequences within it:
- the LOC105049019 gene encoding meiosis-specific protein PAIR2, which translates into the protein MVVAQKVKEAEITEQDSLLLTRNLLRIAIFNISYIRGLFPEKYFNDKSVPALEMKIKKLMPMDAESRRLIDWMEKGVYDALQKKYLKTLLFCICERVEGPMIEEYVFSFSYACSNDEEVSMNVSRNGSKKKSTTFKTNPSDVTPDQMRSSACKMVRTLVSLMRTLDQMPEERTILMKLLYYDGVTPEDYEPPFFRSCSENEAANSWTKSPLKMEVGNVNSKHFVLALKVKSVLDPCEDENGNFPEDEEGSLGDDSVQEDDSSSSDSEVHPSHADQYIVAPIGERHPCEDNAMVSDDETQDVAHEEEQTTRVREWINSRHINTVDLADILSNFPDISVVLTEDIVGRLVKEGLISKAGKDSYTINKEINSTCAVKEEVDMNDIPRIEMAPKKVDEDYMYMKALYYALPMDYVTVAKLQRKLDGQVNQSTVRKLIDKMAQDGYIKKSGNRRLGKQVIHSESSNKKLLEVKKILESTPMEIETNGQPFEFNAAEFRPEHTMNDGSTYGGLHSIGSDLTRTRGRSEPYQSGSMQSGQAAHRKGLELGTTPTSNAQPIASLESGVNGERGKRRTSGGGDDCESTQDKRLGKASTVKEPILQYLKRQKAQA